The following are encoded together in the Girardinichthys multiradiatus isolate DD_20200921_A chromosome X, DD_fGirMul_XY1, whole genome shotgun sequence genome:
- the LOC124862442 gene encoding uncharacterized protein LOC124862442, giving the protein MYLFLFLTVFVFLSQTQVHRRTAQHLSTYPAVAMAERTCPDGKEWDILLRICFKMSATRKLHPPTEPILTAKTSSGKSTSPPNVLMLSQTLWISVILVTLGSILALTIWIVIFRRQTKARGYYEDPVTEQEVLKKAEPKAKFHPPHSDRNGQTLQRAANGSSSCHQLHPGAQTDPKWEDGFSICREPARHVSKDGNGGLPACSIVADHRVPLPATELGGTALVTTKTVV; this is encoded by the exons atgtatctttttttatttctgactgTTTTCGTTTTTCTGTCACAAACACAAGTTCACAGGAGGACAGCACAGCACCTCTCCACTTACCCTGCTGTAGCCATGGCCGAAAGGACCTGTCCTGATGGGAAGGAGTGGGACATCCTTCTCaggatctgttttaaaatgagtgCCACCCGTAAGCTTCACCCACCAACAG AGCCCATCCTGACTGCAAAGACAAGTTCTGGCAAGTCAACCAGCCCACCAAATGTGTTGATGCTGAGTCAGACTCTGTGGATCTCCGTGATCCTGGTCACTCTGGGGTCCATCTTGGCTCTGACCATTTGGATTGTCATATTTAGACGGCAGACCAAAGCCCGTGGATACTACG AGGATCCAGTCACTGAACAAGAGGTTCTTAAGAAAGCAGAGCCAAAAGCCAAGTTTCACCCGCCCCACTCAGACAGAAACGGTCAGACCCTTCAGAGAGCGGCGAACGGATCCTCATCCTGTCATCAGTTGCACCCCGGAGCCCAAACGGACCCAAAGTGGGAGGATGGCTTCAGCATTTGCAGGGAACCTGCAAGGCATGTGTCTAAAGACGGAAACGGAGGGCTGCCTGCATGCAGCATTGTGGCAGACCACAGAGTCCCACTTCctgccacagagctgggagGCACTGCGTTAGTTACAACTAAAACTGTAGTGTAA